The following are encoded in a window of Candidatus Obscuribacterales bacterium genomic DNA:
- a CDS encoding BON domain-containing protein, whose protein sequence is MSSQSLSYGRQGDGCLDTQGSSALHSIFFTSIPPERMGLNGDYDHNGLAKRVSLALSDQFSPSELQDLHVTQRGAVVVLTGNVETRSLLERVTQVAQAIHGAAEVETLGVRISDPLAEYSYLPNFSPFSSSSYAY, encoded by the coding sequence ATGTCTTCTCAATCTCTCAGTTATGGCCGCCAGGGCGATGGATGTTTGGATACACAGGGCTCCTCTGCCTTACATTCCATCTTTTTTACATCCATTCCCCCTGAACGCATGGGTTTGAACGGTGACTATGACCATAATGGCTTAGCTAAGCGTGTGAGCCTAGCTCTGAGTGATCAGTTCAGCCCCAGTGAACTGCAGGATCTGCACGTGACTCAGCGCGGAGCCGTTGTGGTGCTAACGGGCAACGTCGAAACGCGATCGCTCCTAGAACGGGTCACCCAAGTTGCCCAAGCTATCCATGGTGCGGCTGAGGTGGAAACCTTAGGCGTACGGATCTCAGATCCTCTAGCAGAGTACAGCTACCTCCCCAACTTTTCGCCCTTTAGCTCTTCGTCCTACGCCTACTAG